From a region of the Tenggerimyces flavus genome:
- a CDS encoding DUF1707 SHOCT-like domain-containing protein, giving the protein MSQLPEKPEPSGPIQPRDVRASDEDRHKVADLLRDAAGEGRLSLEELDERLDGVYKAKTYAELEPYVRDLPVATTSNPAAMPLSTPKSAQSSVNRIGGNPTTSVSIAIMSGAVRKGPWVVPPAYTAIAFWGGVELDLREARFAEREVTIRAFAVMGGIEITVPDDVVVDVTGVGIMGGFDHSITDTADNAPPGAPVVRVTGFAFWGGVEVKRKPRRDQEQAKQKHNKELGH; this is encoded by the coding sequence GTGAGCCAGCTGCCTGAGAAGCCGGAGCCGTCCGGACCGATCCAGCCCCGCGACGTCCGCGCGTCCGATGAGGACCGCCACAAGGTGGCGGATCTGCTCCGCGACGCCGCTGGGGAGGGCCGGTTGTCGCTCGAGGAGCTCGACGAGCGCCTCGACGGGGTCTACAAGGCGAAGACGTACGCCGAGCTCGAGCCGTACGTCCGCGACCTGCCCGTCGCCACAACAAGCAACCCAGCAGCCATGCCGCTGAGCACACCGAAGTCAGCCCAGTCCTCCGTCAACCGCATCGGCGGCAACCCCACCACCAGTGTGTCGATCGCGATCATGTCCGGCGCCGTCCGCAAGGGCCCGTGGGTCGTCCCGCCCGCCTACACCGCGATCGCGTTCTGGGGCGGCGTCGAACTCGACCTGCGCGAGGCGAGGTTCGCCGAGCGCGAGGTGACGATCCGCGCGTTCGCCGTCATGGGCGGCATCGAGATCACCGTTCCCGACGACGTCGTGGTCGACGTGACCGGCGTCGGGATCATGGGCGGCTTCGACCACTCCATCACCGACACAGCCGACAACGCACCGCCCGGCGCGCCCGTCGTACGCGTCACCGGGTTCGCGTTCTGGGGCGGCGTCGAGGTCAAGCGCAAGCCACGTCGCGACCAGGAACAGGCCAAGCAGAAGCACAACAAGGAGCTCGGCCACTAG